Proteins encoded together in one Carya illinoinensis cultivar Pawnee chromosome 3, C.illinoinensisPawnee_v1, whole genome shotgun sequence window:
- the LOC122303750 gene encoding E3 ubiquitin-protein ligase COP1-like produces MEEVSTGTGPVVPAVVKPEPEREHKASPSAFSAAQHPDEEPEGGSGWGSEELDKDLLCPICMQTIKDAFLTVCGHSFCYMCIVIHLRNKSDCPCCSHHLTLHQLFPNFLLDKLLKKASARQISRTASPVEQFRHALQQGCEVSIKELDSLLSLLADKKRKMEQEEAERNMQILLTFLHHLRRQKVDELNEVQSDLQFIKEDITSVERHRMELYRARDRYSVKLHMLGDDDSSARKSRSSSMDKNSSDLISSSLTARGVMATRNLQNKKADGKSQVTSHGLQRKDALSGSESQHINQSGLSVARKKRVHAQFSDLQECYLQKRRQLANKPLNQQEKDKSIIPREGYNEGLADFQSVLTTFTRYSRLRVIAELRHGNLVHSANIVSSIEFDRDDELFATAGVSRCIKVFDFSTVVNEPADMHYPVVEMATRSKLSCLSWNNFTKNHIASSDYEGIVTVWDVITRQSVMEYEEHEKRAWSVDFSRTEPSMLVSGSDDYKVKVWCTKQEASVLNIDMKANICCVKYNPGSSNYIAVGSADHQIHYYDLRNISHPLHVFSGHRKAVSYVKFLSNNELASASTDSTLRLWDVKENLPVRTFRGHTNEKNFVGLTVNSEYIACGSETNEVYVYHKEISRPVTWHKFSSPDSQDADDEVASYFISAVCWKSDSPTMLTANSQGTIKVLVLAA; encoded by the exons ATGGAGGAAGTGTCAACGGGCACGGGGCCTGTAGTCCCGGCCGTGGTGAAGCCGGAGCCGGAGCGGGAGCATAAGGCGTCTCCATCGGCCTTCTCGGCGGCTCAGCATCCGGATGAAGAACCAGAAGGAGGCTCGGGCTGGGGATCGGAGGAGCTGGATAAGGACTTGCTTTGTCCGATATGCATGCAAACGATCAAGGACGCGTTCCTCACCGTGTGCGGTCACAGCTTCTGCTATATGTGCATCGTCATACACCTCCGCAACAAGAGTGACTGCCCCTGCTGCTCCCACCACCTCACCCTCCACCAGTTATTCCCCAACTTCTTGCTCGATAAG CTACTGAAGAAGGCTTCTGCTCGTCAAATATCCAGAACCGCTTCTCCTGTGGAACAATTCCGTCACGCATTACAGCAG GGTTGTGAAGTATCAATTAAGGAGCTAGATAGCCTTTTGTCACTCCTCGCAGacaagaagaggaaaatggAACAAGAAGAAGCTGAGAGAAATATGCAAATATTGCtgaccttcttgcatcatttgaGGCGCCAAAAAGTGGACGAGTTGAATGAG GTACAATCTGATCTCCAGTTTATTAAAGAGGACATAACTTCTGTAGAGAGACATAGAATGGAGTTGTATCGAGCGAGGGACAGGTACTCTGTCAAACTGCATATGCTTGGAGATGATGACTCTAGTGCGAGAAAATCACGGTCTTCATCAATGGATAAGAACAGCAGTGACCTTATCTCCAGTTCTCTAACTGCACGTGGAGTGATGGCTACAAGGAATCTCCAAAATAAGAAAGCAGATGGAAAGTCTCAAGTAACCTCTCATGGGCTACAGAGAAAGGATGCTTTGAGTGGCTCAGAATCACAGCACATCAACCAATCGGGTTTATCTGTAGCAAGAAAAAAGCGGGTCCATGCTCAG TTCAGTGACCTACAAGAGTGTTACCTGCAAAAGAGACGTCAGTTGGCAAACAAACCACTGAACCAGCAGGAGAAGGATAAAAGCATTATACCCCGAGAGGGTTATAATGAGGGTCTTGCAGATTTCCAATCGGTTTTGACTACCTTCACGCGGTACAG TCGATTGAGGGTCATTGCAGAACTTAGACATGGTAATCTAGTCCACTCAGCGAATATAGTATCAAG CATTGAATTTGACCGTGACGATGAGCTGTTTGCTACTGCTGGAGTATCCCGGTGCATAAAGGTTTTTGACTTCTCCACG GTTGTGAATGAACCTGCTGATATGCACTATCCTGTTGTGGAGATGGCAACTCGTTCAAAACTCAGCTGCCTGAGTTGGAACAATTTTACTAAGAACCACATTGCCAGTAGTGATTATGAGGGAATTGTGACCGTTTGGGATGTAATCACTCGACAG AGTGTGATGGAGTATGAAGAGCATGAAAAACGTGCGTGGAGTGTTGATTTTTCGCGTACAGAACCATCGATGCTTGTATCCGGTAGTGATGATTATAAG GTCAAAGTTTGGTGCACAAAGCAGGAAGCTAGCGTTCTTAACATTGACATGAAAGCAAATATATGCTGTGTCAAGTATAATCCTGGATCTAGCAATTATATTGCG GTTGGTTCAGCAGATCATCAGATCCACTACTATGATTTAAGAAACATCAGTCATCCACTCCATGTGTTCAGCGGGCACAGGAAAGCCGTTTCATATGTGAAGTTCTTGTCAAATAATGAGCTTGCTTCTGCTTCTACAGACAGCACACTGCGGCTATGGGATGTGAAGGAGAACTTGCCA GTTCGTACCTTCAGAGGCCACACAAATGAGAAAAACTTTGTGGGCCTGACAGTAAATAGCGAGTACATTGCATGTGGCAGTGAGACAAATGAAGTGTATGTCTACCATAAG GAAATCTCCAGGCCCGTGACTTGGCATAAATTTAGTTCTCCCGATTCGCAAGATGCTGATGATGAGGTTGCGTCTTACTTCATTAGTGCTGTATGCTGGAAGAGTGATAGCCCTACCATGCTAACTGCTAATAGTCAGGGCACCATCAAGGTGCTAGTTCTTGCGGCTTGA